TCGCCCCGGATTGGTTTTGCACCGTTAATGCATGATTGAGCTGTTCAGGTAAAAGGCGACGTTGTTCAAGCGCAATTTCCCCGAATTTTTTGTGCCGTTGCGAATGTCTAAAGATGTGCTGTTGCGCCAACATAATATCTAAAGGGTGAGTTCGGTAAAAGCGCACGGGGCCGATTTTATCCAAAATGGGGGAATATTCTGCCTGTAATGGCCGAGAAATGGCTACACATAAGACCCCTTGGTCCCATGCAAAGGGAAAAAGGCCTGTCTTTTTAGCGAGATGAGGTTCAAGCATGTAAAAAGCGGCGGGGTCAATACGATTGGCTAAAGGATTATCTCTTCCCCAATTGTCAATGAGATTGATATCCTCGAAGTCATTTAACTGCGAAATATTCAATGGGTTCACTATCAATACTCCTTGTTCGATATGCCAAAGTGGTTAGGTATCTGACTTTTGGGATGCTAAGGAATTCACTCTATATGGTAAAGTCATTCTACGAATTGTTCATTGCCATGACAGTGCCCCCCATAGTATCAAATAAAGTCTCTTAACATGTTCAGTACACAGGTCCGAACTTAAAATCCAAGAAGAGCACAGGCGAGCATAGCTGCTGTCTTAAAATCCTAAACTATCACCTCCAATATAAAAACGACTCCACAGGCTATAGCTGTAGAGTCGCATTACGACTTCTGTTGAGATGATTTGGGACCTGTCTTCGGACTTAAGACGTTACTATGACATGTAGGGCCTGCGATGTTAGTCCCGATGATGTGACAATCCTCAGCATGGCGGTTTGTCCGGGACTTAAGGATCGTTCCCAATGACCGTCAACTAAAAAGGCACTGGTGGGAACAAGAAATGAAATCTGCGTATTGGACCATGACCGGATGGCAACGGGGTAGGAATCCGTCGGTGCACCATAATTTACCCCGTCTTGAGTAATGAAAACATATCCTTGGCCTTGGATGGCTCCAAAATCTTGACCGGTTACCGTAACCCACTGACCAGGCGTAAAGACTGGTGTGCCTAAAAGTGATATGGGTATTTCAGGTGCTGGGACGATCGTTAACGTCAGGGTGCCAAGACTTTGTCCTTGGTTATTGACCACGACGATTTGGGCTGTTCCAGGAGAAAGCGGGGGACCAGATGTTCCGTTGGGCACCGCAAATACGATTTTTTGATTCGACCACTGCGAAATTGAGACATGATACGCATCACCCGGACCACCATAATTGATACCGTTTTGGCTAATCATGATGTAACCTGTTCCTTGACTGTTTCCGAAATTTTGACCCGTAACCGTTACGTCTTGGCCAGGATACGGTGTTGGCGGCGTTAGTGTGAAAGAGGGCATGGGAGGTTGGGATGCCAATGATGAAGTAATTGTAACCGACATAATGGATGAGGACAGGCCTTGGGCATTAACAATTTTTACCGTAGCCGGTCCGGGAATCAATGCGGGTCCAGATGACCCATCTGGCACCGTGAAGGTCACTTGGTGGTTGGACCACTGGCTAATGGTTACGTGATACGCATCACCGGGACCCCCGTAATTCACCCCATTTTGGCTAATCATGACATATCCGGTTCCTTGAGTTTGGCCAAAAGAGTTGCCGAAGATGGTCATGGATGACCCGGGTGAAGCTTGACTGGGGCTGATGTTTACGACAGGTAAAGTGGGTATGCTGCTCACTGATAAGGTTTCTTCGGGCGAAAGCACCTGGTTAGTTGTCTCTACTTGAATTTGGGCGAAGCCTGGAATTAATGCCGGACCACTTGAGCCGTTCGGCATCATGAACTGGATCGTGTTTGGAGTCCACTGAAGGATGTGCACATGATAGGCATCACCGGGAGCTCCATAACTCGTACCGTTTTGCAGGAGAATAATTCGTGATCCTGGGCCCTCATTAGCAAAGTTTTCTCCTGTTAAGGTTACAACTTCGCCCGCATAGACAGGCTGGCTTGGGATAGAGAACGTAGGTAATCCCCCTTGATAGTGAACCAGGGAAGTTGATGTGAAAGCCATGGCTTGAATGGTGATCTCATGAATGGCATTTTGATTAGGCATCTCGGTTAAACTCGCGGGATCTAGAGTAAGGGATTGATTGTTAATCGCAATGGTTTGGACACTCGCGGTTTCGTTGATGAGAAACCAGTCATTGAGGTTATGATGAGAGACTTCGCTTATGATTACAGAAGGGCTTATCCAAGTGTTCAAAGACGCTCCCGAGCCAATGGCTTGCATGAAATGAGAGAGAAGGATCCCTGAGGGATATAACTGGTTGAGGGGTAATTCCGGAGCGATACCGTCTCCAACGAGGGCAAACAAGCCATAGGACTGCGAACTATTGGACGCTAAAGGCCAGTTCGCATTAGCCACGGCGTTGGTGATGTGAGCCTGCCCATCAAAACTCCAAATAAATAGACGGTTCGCTCCCTCGGCCCGCCATAAAATAGCACTTTCCACCATGGCAGCACCGTAGATGCTATGAAGCGATTGGGGACCGGGTTCGCCATAGGGGTTGAATTCAGTCACCCAAATTTGAATGTGGTGTGCGATGGCTGGAGGTACATTGGCGGTAATTTCATTGCGAATCAGTTGCATCGCTGAAGTGATTTCTTGAGGCAGTGCAGCCAGCAATTGGGCATTGGATAAAAGTTTTTGATTAGGATAATCATGTACGCTAACAAAATTGATATACGGGGCATCTTCCCGCAATACGGTTTGATCCCACATGATGCTATGAGGTCCATCGCCCAGGGCGAAAGAGACTCCTACCCTCATGGCGGGATCCACTCGATGAATTGCTTGGGCTATTAATGCGGCTTGTTTTGCATAATACTGGGCAGAGAATGAGGGATTCATATTGGCGTAATGGTCCCAATTGCCATATTCTTCGCTGCCGATGACTATAGCAGAAATGGGCAAATGCTGCTGCATAATATATTGAGTAAGGACTGTCGCATCGTGCGGAGTGCCGCCCCCGGTAAACGTCGGATTTTCATCATAATTAAAGATAAATAGCCCTTGATTATTGGTTTGCTCAAGAATGTGCCCCCAATCCTTAAGGGAAACGGGGGCGGTTCCGCCATCACGGAAGGTATTTGTGGTCCAACTCCATTCATTCGCATTGGGAAATTGTTGCATACCCATATCTAACGTGTTTAATGTCGGTACCGTAGAAGGCGCGTTTAACTGATTGTCATAAGAGAAGACATTGATGCCGAAATCGGTACGGCTGACGGATGTCGTGAGCGGGGTTGACGTGAAGGGAGCTAAGCGGGTTTGTTCACCATTTGCGGACATAAGAACGGGATTCATCCATAACGAAATACTGATGATGATACCCACAGTCACAGCCCACGACAAGAGTGTGCGATTAATTGTCATTAATCTCATCCTTCGACTGTCGGAGACGTTGAAAAAGAGCAGGAATCCCGAATCGGGATCCTGCTCTTTTTCAACAAGACAATCCCATTTCGGCAACTGGCTGGCAACCGTTTTCACGGGAAGCCCCTGTAGTTTTGCGTCACTATCTTTCGGTAGTTTTGCCTTTATCGATGTGTTCTATGTTCAACGATGCTCCGGTTGATTAAAGGACAACAGTCCTTTTTACTGCAATCTTTACACTCAGTATATGCGTGCGACCATGGAAAATCTATTTATTAGAAGAATTTTTGGAATCATACACAGCATGATTAGGACCCGATGCTATGCTGCAAGCCGCTATCTTGTCCTCCATTATTAGAAACAAGAGACTCTAGTCACTAAAATGGTTCGGTTCCGTCCATTCGCTCTAAATTCCATCCAATCCTGAAACAAACTTAGGCATTATGGACGGGAGGGTTGGCGGAAGAAGAATCGGAGGGCATGGAAGATTGTTTTTGGGACCCTTGGGAGGATAAGAATCCATAGGCTATACCCATTCCCAGGAAGATTAATAAAGGAGCTAAATAGAGAATCCAAAACTGTCCTAACATCATCACTAATGCCAGGGCTGCGACAGCCACGCCTTTCATGATATTAACCCATCGTTTCATCCTCTTTATCCTCCCATGCAGGCTGATGTGTTATTTTTTAAGGAGCTTGTGGGGTGACTTCATAAAGGCGCCAGTTTCCTCCTCCGGGAAACGCTTTGAGAAGCGTAACCCATGGTACGTGTCCTGCCCACATTTGAGGCCAAACCCGGTTGACCGCATCTAATGCGGCGACACCAGATGGTTCTGGAACTAAAATCGCGGTAACCCGACCTTTGGGATTATGCAAAATGGAGGCAAAATCATAATCGGATGTGATAATAAAGCGGTTAAAATTTTTCGACCTAATAATGATGGGCCAGGCATTGAAGGCATCGGCTAATACGGTCATGTGCGGGTGGCGATTAAGATAGTGAATGACCGTGTCGGTCAAGGTAAAGGGGTTACTAACATGTTGCATGGAACGATTTTGCAGGGCATAATCCATGATGGCGCCATCGGGATGGCCGATGACAGGATTTTGAGACGCAAGATAGGTTCCCACATTTGCCGACAGCAGAATTATTGTGATAAGGGTCCACCAAAGATTCGTTAGCCCTTTACGTTGAACGAAACGCTGGGCGATTTTTGACGCAACAAAGGAGACCATTAACGCACTATCAGCAATGAAACTGATAAAATAACGGTCCCATGATCCTAAATGGCCGAGATAAGCGAAAGCGATTTCCAGTAAGATGGCGCCTAAGGCTCCACAGAGCAAGATGATAGCTTTAGAATCCGCATGTTTTCCCCTGAGAAAAAAGATTATAATTGTTGCGGCCGCGATGCCCAGAGGCCAACTTAATAACAGGAAATGGGCGACATATTCGATTGTTCCCGCCACATTATGATAAGCATGTTCTAAGGCTGGCGTTAGATAGGCACCGGTTCGGGTTTGTGCCAAATTACCATAGTTAGAATTTAAGAAGTATAAAGGATTTTTCATAATAGCCCAGTTAAAGTAAATCCATAATCCCCCGGAAAACACCACGGGAGCTCCTAGGATAATGGCTGATCCCGCCCACATTGCGGTTTTGATGGTTTTCCATTGTGCCATCATCAGACTGAGAATCATTAGAGTACCAAAAGGCACCGCTTCATATCGCATGCCAAGAGCTAATGCCAACCAAATTCCTGCACTGACGAGGCGGGAAAGGGCATGCGTGCTTAAAAAATCTAATACACCGCTGTAAGTGCCTAAAAGGCAACTTAAGAGCATGATATCGGACATGCCATTCGCTCCATACAGGACGATAAGGGGATTTAGTGCAAAGATCAGAGTGATGACATAATTCCACGGCTTGGGTACAGCAAAATTAACGAGAATGCGGTGAAGATGGACGGCCCCCCACGCGGCAAAGAGTGCACTCACACAAATTCCTGCAAGACCTTTGGTTACAATGGCTGGGAAAAGTGGGTAGAGAGTAATAAGCGGCAGCTCAAACAAACTGGGGAGAGGATTCCAAATAAAGCCGATAGCGCCTAGATGTGGGTTACGACCAAATAAGACGTAATACGCATTGGCGACACGGGATACCGCGTCGCCTGCGTAGTAATGAAGGTGGACAGTGAGATAGACTCCTAAGGACATATAGATGAGCCACAACCCGAGAGCCATAAGCTTTAGGGAGCCCAATAAATGCGATTTAGAATGCGCCCGAGCAACATTATCCTCTCGAGAAGTCGTTGTTGGAACAAGGCGTGCGGTACTCACGATTTTCTCCTCTTTATCCTCATAGGTGAGGACCCGTGATGAATGCTGTCATTTATGGTAATGGGAGTGGCAATCTTTGACCGTGTCGCGTGGGGTCTTAAGAAGGGTCTCATATTCTTTGAGATTCAAAAAAGCGCTAATCTTAATCGATTTTCAAAGCCGATAACCGACAACGCTGAGACGCTATATGCGATAATCCTTGAAACTGCCAATCCAAATAATTTGGTGATATGGTCCTATTAGACGAAATCGATGATGTGCCCTTTGAGTGTGAACATAATTGGTTTCTTAATCGGCGTCTTTAGGAAGGAATAGGGACCATTGACAAGAATATTGCATCATTATGCCCAACTGCTCCGATTTATGGCGGTGGGCTCCATAAACACCTTAATTGATATCAGCGTGTTTGGATTATTGATTCATTATTGGAACCCGGGACGCAACGGACTTCAAGCGGCCCTCGAGGCGATGATAGCTTGGGCTGTAGCGAGTATGATAGGCTACTCCCTCCATTCTCATATCACTTATCGCGAAAAACTGTCGTGGACTGGATTTTATGCCGTCACTATGCTTGGGGTCATCTTGCAGATGACCTGTGTGGCCGTGGGCACGGCCACTATGAGTCATATAGGCGCCATATGGGGGAAGGCCGTGGGTATCGGCCTGTCTTCGGTCGTTACCTACAGCGGCTATTATTGGTTCGCGAATCATCACAAATCCAAGGTATGGCGCAGGGGAAGGCTGCGTGAATCGGCAGTGTTTCAAGGACTTGAGAAATGATAGCTGATACACTTTCAAATTAAGAAGATCCGCTGCGAGGAAGGGGAAATTCGACCACAAACATTGTTTGTTGGTAAGGTTCGCTATGCACGTGAATGTGGGCTTGATGCATGTGCACAATCCATGCGGCCATGGATAATCCTAAACCAAACCCGTGACTCTTTTGGGGAGAAGCCCGAAAAAACCGTTCAAAAATCCGGGTTTGCAGTGCGGGAGGAATGCCCGCGCCGTTGTCACTCACTTTAATACGAATGCTTCGTCCGGTGGCTTGCGATTCTACTACAATTTGGTTGCCCCCCTGCTGGCCATATT
The Sulfobacillus thermosulfidooxidans DNA segment above includes these coding regions:
- a CDS encoding IPT/TIG domain-containing protein, producing the protein MTINRTLLSWAVTVGIIISISLWMNPVLMSANGEQTRLAPFTSTPLTTSVSRTDFGINVFSYDNQLNAPSTVPTLNTLDMGMQQFPNANEWSWTTNTFRDGGTAPVSLKDWGHILEQTNNQGLFIFNYDENPTFTGGGTPHDATVLTQYIMQQHLPISAIVIGSEEYGNWDHYANMNPSFSAQYYAKQAALIAQAIHRVDPAMRVGVSFALGDGPHSIMWDQTVLREDAPYINFVSVHDYPNQKLLSNAQLLAALPQEITSAMQLIRNEITANVPPAIAHHIQIWVTEFNPYGEPGPQSLHSIYGAAMVESAILWRAEGANRLFIWSFDGQAHITNAVANANWPLASNSSQSYGLFALVGDGIAPELPLNQLYPSGILLSHFMQAIGSGASLNTWISPSVIISEVSHHNLNDWFLINETASVQTIAINNQSLTLDPASLTEMPNQNAIHEITIQAMAFTSTSLVHYQGGLPTFSIPSQPVYAGEVVTLTGENFANEGPGSRIILLQNGTSYGAPGDAYHVHILQWTPNTIQFMMPNGSSGPALIPGFAQIQVETTNQVLSPEETLSVSSIPTLPVVNISPSQASPGSSMTIFGNSFGQTQGTGYVMISQNGVNYGGPGDAYHVTISQWSNHQVTFTVPDGSSGPALIPGPATVKIVNAQGLSSSIMSVTITSSLASQPPMPSFTLTPPTPYPGQDVTVTGQNFGNSQGTGYIMISQNGINYGGPGDAYHVSISQWSNQKIVFAVPNGTSGPPLSPGTAQIVVVNNQGQSLGTLTLTIVPAPEIPISLLGTPVFTPGQWVTVTGQDFGAIQGQGYVFITQDGVNYGAPTDSYPVAIRSWSNTQISFLVPTSAFLVDGHWERSLSPGQTAMLRIVTSSGLTSQALHVIVTS
- a CDS encoding GtrA family protein yields the protein MTRILHHYAQLLRFMAVGSINTLIDISVFGLLIHYWNPGRNGLQAALEAMIAWAVASMIGYSLHSHITYREKLSWTGFYAVTMLGVILQMTCVAVGTATMSHIGAIWGKAVGIGLSSVVTYSGYYWFANHHKSKVWRRGRLRESAVFQGLEK